In Bradyrhizobium symbiodeficiens, the genomic stretch GTCGCGGAACACGGTCAGCGTTTCCTTCATCACGCCGATCTCGTCGTTCTGCCGGGAGCGGACGATCTCGGTGTCGAGGTCGCCGGCCGAGAGCAGCTGCATGGCGTGCTGAAGCTCACGGATGCGGCGCAGGATGTTGCGGCCCACATAGAGCCAGACGAACAGCGCCGAGCCGACCAGCATCAAGGCCCCCAGCGCCAGCATCACGGTCGTCGCGAGCGAGGTCTCCTGCTGCGCCTGAGAGGTCGAGGCGTTGGTCTCCTTCTGCACGCCGTCGACGAGCTGCTGCACGCTGATGCCGAGGCCGACATTGAGCTTGCGGGTCTCGTCCAGGATGGTCTGGCCGTAGTCGACCGAGTCGAGCTCCTTCTCACGCAGGTTGAACACGCCGGTCTTGCCGGTGCCGAGCGCGAGCAGTTTCTCCGCCGTCTCGCGCAGCATCTTGTTGCCCTGGTTGTCGGGCAGCAGATCGAGGTTGGAGCGCAGGCGGCCCTGGGCCGTCTTGAATTCCTTCTGGATGTCGTCGAGCTTGTCGCTGGTGTTGGCCGACAGCGCCGCGCTCATGTCGGCGGCGGCGAGATTGCCGCTGGCGACGACGTTGCCGAGCTGGCCGACGGTCTGCGCGGCGTCGTTGGCATCCGCGGCGGACAGGTCGGCCGAGCCGAGAATGGCATTGACCCGGGTCTGGGCGTCCAGCATGGCCGGGCTGGCCGCGCCGACGAAGGCGCCTTGCGCGTTGCGGAGCGCGTCATATTGCTTGTCGTGAAGGGCGGCAATGTCCAGCCGTTCGCGGGCGGCCTTGGCCAGGCTCTGGGCCGCTTCGTTGATGCTCTTCATCGTTTCGCTGAGGCCGGCGACGACGGTCTTATCACCGCCGAGCTGGATGATCTCGGTCAACTTCTGCTGGGTCTGCTCCTGCAATTCCTTGAGCTTCTTGGTACGCTCGTTCAGGGCTTCCTCGTTTTGCGCCGCGAGCAGGGCCGGTCCCTGTGCCGCAAGGCTCGCACTCAGTGCCGACAATTGCAGGCTGGCGGCAAGGCGCGGAATGTCCCGTCCGCTCAGTTCGGTCATCCGTCCGCCGAGATTCTGCAGCGCCAGGCCGGCGCCAGCCGCGATCACGAGGCCCATGCCCGCGACCACCGCAAAGGCCGCGAACAGGCTGCCACGCACGCCCCAGGCCGGCAGCTTGAAGCGAGGCAGAAAACGGCCCAAGCGGCCAAGTCCCAGACGGATCGCCATCGAAATTCCCCCAACATTCTTGCTTCTGGTTGTGGCCGGCAGTATCCGCACCGCGGGTTAAGAATTCGCAATCTCCGCAAACGGTTGCACCAATTCCGCAGAGCGAAAAAGAAAGGGCCGGCGAAATCGCCGGCCCCCGGTCACGGTAAGGTCGTGGTAACCGATCAGTAACGCGCGACGGCCGGGCTTGCCCAGTTGAAGCGGTAGTTGAGGCCCGCCTTGATGGTGTGGTCGTCGGTGGTGAAGCTGCCGGTGCCCGTGAGCGGGCCGCCGGTGAAGCTCGCGTCGCCGAAATTGTAGTACTGGTACTCGGCCTTGGCCGACCAGTTCGGGGCGAACATGTATTCGAGACCGGCGCCGACGGTGTAACCGTTGCGGTGATCGCCGGTGATGACGAAGGCGGCCGGCACGCCGCCGACGGTCACCTTCTCGTTGTTGTCCGAATAGGCGTAGCCGCCCTTCACGTAGACGAGGCCGGGGCCCCAGGTATAGCCGACGCGGCCGGTGATCGAGCCGAGGCCACGCTGGTCGTTGGTATAGGCGATGCCGCCCGGAAACACGGCGCCGACGCTGCCGGAGAGCCAGGAATACTGGCCTTCGACGCCGACCAGGAAGTTCGGGTGGAACTGCCAGTCCGCACCGACCTGCACGCCGCCGAGGAAACGGCCGTTGCCGTTGTTGCCGGTGGAGAGGCCGCTGAAATTGTTGTCGCTGGAGAACGCGCCGCCGATATGACCGCCGACATAGAAGCCGGTCCAGTTGTAGATCGGCGCGGCATAGGCCGGCGCGGGCGACTTGTAATAGTTGCGGTTGCCGAGATCGGCACCGACGGCCGGCGCAGCCGCGCCCACCACGAGCAGCGCAACGGTCGCAAACAGAATCTTCTTCATCGTCTTGAACTCCGACACTATAGGTCCCCGGCAGGCGCGCTTTCCGCGGCCTTCGTTGGTTTTGCAGATAGCTCTCTTTTGACGAAAATGCTGTCACATGCGTGGCACAGCGGCATCCAACCTAACTTATTGGGCTGCAAATGATTTTCGTGCTTAATGCCGGCTTAAGAAGTGGTGAAGGAAGGCTTAACTTCGCAGCCTGCCGGCAACGATCTCGCGTCTTTCGTTAACCAAGACGCCGTCGCGCCTCATCCCGCATCTGCTCGCGGAACGCCGCGCGCTTTGCAGGGCGATCCTCCTCGCGCACGTCATGGCGATCGAAGATGTCGAACTTCTCCAGGATGGGATAGCGCTCGCTCGCCATCGCAAGCACGCGCAGCAGTTTCGTGGCCTCCGGCATCGGGCCGCTCACCTCCCAGCGTCGGATGGTGTCGCCGCCGCCCTTCTCCGGTAATCCGCAGAGCTTTGCCATGTCGGCCGCGGTGAGCTTCCGCTCCAGGGCATCGGAGAGGTCGGCGCGGAGTTGCTTCAGTTCGGGCCCGGTCATGTCGCCTCAAGACGCGAAGTCGATGAGGCTATGCCCTAGCGCTGATTCGGGTCCATCCGAAGGCCGGCATGATCGTGATAGTGTTTTTTCGCCGGTCGAAGTCAGCGAGGGAAATTGCATGCCCGTGTTCAAGCTGCCCCTGTCGGGAGATGTCGTCCAGTCCATCTACCCATCGTTCTTCAGCCCAACCGGCGGCCAGTTCGGCCTGGTCAACATCACGGTCGGGCAATCCTCGGCGCCTGATGTCGAGAAGGACGTGCTGTCGGATGTCGGCAGCTACGGCAAGCAGATCGGGCAGGTCGCCGATGCGCTTTTGGCCGTGATCGAGCATCTGGAGGCCAATCACGGCGGCGCGCTCGATGAGGACAAGGCGATCACCGCTTTCAGGGAATTGATGCATTCGGTCGCAACCGTGAAGGACCGGCATGGCCGTCATGCCTGCCGTCCGAAGCGGAGGTGACGAACGGCAATGTCGGCATTCGCCCGCGCACGGAGATATGAACTCGTGCCTATGGACATCGTCCGATCCATGAACACATGGCACAAGAGGGCCCCAGCGACCGAGGGATCAGCCATGACGAGCATCAAATTCGCGATTGCCGCGCTCATCACGACCGGGCTGCTTGCAGCGCCCTTCGCGGCTGAAGCGAAGAAGGCACGGTCGAGCCGACATTACAGCACGGGCGTGGTGGCTCCGACCTATAGAGGTGCCGGAGCGCCCGCGGTGCAACCGAGGGCGTCTTACGGCTCGTCAGGACAGACGGTCGGAACGGTCACGGCGCCGTCGGTCGGATCGTATAATTGGCCGTCGGTCGGCGTGACCAACTCGGTGCCCACCTGGAGCAACACGACGAGATAAAGGTGTGATCCGGGATCGCCTCCCGGGCCCGCCGGGGCACATTTTCGTCCGCGAGGCGTTGTCGGACGAGAGATCGCAGCGCATCCGAAAGGATCAAACATGACGAGAACGAAACGCTTCCTTGCCATACTCGCCGCAGCCGGAGCCGTGGCATTGCCATTCGCCGCCGGTGCGCAAACCACGGGTACCCAGAGCAACACGACCGGAAGTCCGGGAGTGCCGGCAACGCAGGGCGCGCCTTACGGAAGCTCGGGACAGACCGTCGGGACGTCGACGGCACCGTCGGTGGGAAGTTACAACCGGCCCTCGGTCGGCGTGACCAACTCGGTCCCAACCTGGCGAAACACCAATCCTCCCGCCAAGTAGGATCCGGCCGCTCGGTTTTCAGTCGGCCAGCGCGCGCTCTTTCCGTCCCGGCACCGCCGCCAGCAGTTCGCGCGTATAGGCATGCTCGGG encodes the following:
- a CDS encoding methyl-accepting chemotaxis protein; amino-acid sequence: MAIRLGLGRLGRFLPRFKLPAWGVRGSLFAAFAVVAGMGLVIAAGAGLALQNLGGRMTELSGRDIPRLAASLQLSALSASLAAQGPALLAAQNEEALNERTKKLKELQEQTQQKLTEIIQLGGDKTVVAGLSETMKSINEAAQSLAKAARERLDIAALHDKQYDALRNAQGAFVGAASPAMLDAQTRVNAILGSADLSAADANDAAQTVGQLGNVVASGNLAAADMSAALSANTSDKLDDIQKEFKTAQGRLRSNLDLLPDNQGNKMLRETAEKLLALGTGKTGVFNLREKELDSVDYGQTILDETRKLNVGLGISVQQLVDGVQKETNASTSQAQQETSLATTVMLALGALMLVGSALFVWLYVGRNILRRIRELQHAMQLLSAGDLDTEIVRSRQNDEIGVMKETLTVFRDSMIEARALAGEQEKDRIAKAERAARMEARIAEFENTVRSALENLAQSANSMQSTAQSMSTTADQSNALVNAVASAAEETSVNVQTVSSGTEQLSSSIEEISKQVVTSAAIAKKAVDEAGATDATVQSLADSASRISVVVDLIQTIASQTNLLALNATIEAARAGEAGRGFAVVASEVKSLASQTAKATEEIRAQIASMQNITTSAVGAIQGIGRIIGEIDDVTTTIAAAVEEQGAATREIARNIQHAAGGTSEVSSNIVGVSTASAEAGAAANEVLGASDALRREADMLRGEIDAFLNNMRAA
- a CDS encoding outer membrane protein, producing MKKILFATVALLVVGAAAPAVGADLGNRNYYKSPAPAYAAPIYNWTGFYVGGHIGGAFSSDNNFSGLSTGNNGNGRFLGGVQVGADWQFHPNFLVGVEGQYSWLSGSVGAVFPGGIAYTNDQRGLGSITGRVGYTWGPGLVYVKGGYAYSDNNEKVTVGGVPAAFVITGDHRNGYTVGAGLEYMFAPNWSAKAEYQYYNFGDASFTGGPLTGTGSFTTDDHTIKAGLNYRFNWASPAVARY